In a single window of the Olivibacter sp. SDN3 genome:
- a CDS encoding DUF1801 domain-containing protein, protein MNNDIQLYNANQSAEDAKICSLLALEIDRNLPEAESKIWHRHPVWFIDKNPIVGYSKQKAGIRLMFWSGVSFDEKQLQAGTGKFKDASIFYNSAEEIELQDLVRWLAKSREIQWDYKNIVKHKGVLERLK, encoded by the coding sequence ATGAACAACGATATCCAATTATATAACGCCAATCAATCTGCTGAAGACGCCAAAATATGCAGTCTACTTGCTCTGGAAATAGATCGAAACTTACCTGAAGCCGAAAGTAAGATATGGCACAGGCATCCCGTCTGGTTTATTGATAAAAATCCAATTGTAGGATACAGTAAACAGAAGGCAGGTATACGGCTCATGTTCTGGAGTGGCGTAAGCTTCGATGAAAAACAACTTCAAGCGGGCACAGGAAAATTTAAAGATGCTTCTATCTTTTATAATTCAGCAGAAGAAATCGAGTTGCAAGATCTGGTGCGCTGGTTGGCAAAATCCCGTGAGATTCAATGGGATTATAAGAACATTGTGAAGCATAAGGGGGTACTTGAACGACTAAAATAA
- a CDS encoding phosphodiester glycosidase family protein translates to MNKKIVPTLFGFLYFILPMAFGQLPDSVAVVNKDWKITPIKKGITWKQGHFDKLFESQQEINLVEIDLRKYRKKICIAADSATLKKTTQFALENNALVAINGGFFDMKKGGSWDYVKADNNVVNTTKKKTDRADAILLIAKKIIEIQPASAIDYERSRVPNILLSGPLLIHQGEDAALSNNPFNNNRHPRSAVAITTDKKLIFIVVDGRNSLAAGMRLTELAKMLRWLGAKDAMNVDGGGSSTLYIKGATENSVINHPSDNKQFDHEGLRPVANIIYLKE, encoded by the coding sequence ATGAACAAAAAAATAGTGCCTACCCTATTCGGCTTCTTATACTTTATCCTACCGATGGCTTTTGGACAATTGCCAGATTCCGTTGCCGTGGTTAATAAAGACTGGAAAATTACCCCTATAAAAAAGGGCATTACATGGAAGCAAGGTCATTTTGATAAACTTTTTGAAAGCCAACAGGAAATCAACTTGGTGGAAATCGACCTCAGAAAGTACCGCAAGAAAATCTGTATTGCAGCAGATTCGGCAACATTGAAAAAAACCACTCAATTTGCATTGGAAAACAACGCCCTAGTGGCTATCAATGGTGGTTTCTTTGACATGAAGAAAGGTGGTTCGTGGGATTACGTAAAAGCGGATAATAACGTCGTCAATACCACCAAAAAGAAAACCGATCGTGCCGATGCGATCCTATTGATTGCTAAAAAAATAATCGAGATCCAACCGGCTTCGGCAATTGATTATGAGCGGAGTAGAGTGCCAAACATTCTCCTATCAGGTCCACTGCTGATACATCAAGGGGAGGATGCGGCACTTTCCAACAACCCCTTTAATAACAACCGTCACCCGCGCAGTGCCGTGGCAATTACAACGGATAAGAAATTAATTTTTATCGTAGTAGACGGGAGGAACAGTTTGGCGGCAGGTATGCGCTTGACCGAGTTGGCAAAAATGCTGCGTTGGCTGGGCGCAAAGGACGCCATGAATGTAGATGGTGGTGGAAGCAGCACACTCTACATTAAAGGTGCGACGGAAAACAGTGTTATCAACCATCCATCAGACAACAAGCAGTTTGATCATGAGGGACTTCGTCCAGTAGCCAATATCATTTATCTTAAGGAATAA
- a CDS encoding alpha/beta fold hydrolase, which yields MNKTRITQKKVQKSSMTTENIGNYAAINGLQLYYEIYGEGKPLLLLPGALSGIRTAFGKLIPLLARERQVIAIEFQGYGHTTDISERPLSYEQLAEDVIELLRVLKVSQTDIFGYSTGAGVALQIAIRKPQVVRKLILASASYKSSGRHPELKTLFSPEFMEEALKGSPYEAEYMTAAAKPEDWHRHIAKVRTFEQKIQDWSADEISKIKAPALIIAGDADIVQPEHVVALYKLFGGGSLGELSMPTSQLAILPGTMHTALTQKTDLLMAMIPGFLEDGVAYE from the coding sequence ATGAACAAAACAAGAATTACGCAGAAGAAGGTACAAAAATCCAGCATGACTACGGAAAATATTGGAAATTATGCAGCTATAAACGGACTGCAGCTATACTATGAAATCTATGGCGAAGGGAAGCCACTGTTGCTCTTACCTGGCGCGCTCTCGGGAATCCGCACGGCATTCGGGAAGTTAATTCCCTTGCTCGCAAGGGAAAGACAAGTTATCGCTATTGAATTTCAAGGATATGGTCATACAACAGATATCTCGGAACGCCCGCTTTCTTATGAACAGCTTGCTGAAGATGTTATTGAATTACTCCGTGTTCTGAAGGTGTCGCAAACAGATATTTTCGGATATAGTACGGGGGCGGGGGTGGCTTTGCAAATAGCTATCCGCAAACCTCAGGTTGTCAGAAAACTTATACTGGCCTCCGCTAGTTACAAAAGCAGTGGACGTCATCCGGAACTTAAAACCCTGTTTAGTCCTGAATTCATGGAGGAAGCCCTGAAGGGTAGCCCATATGAAGCAGAGTATATGACCGCAGCTGCGAAGCCCGAAGACTGGCATAGGCATATAGCTAAAGTACGAACATTTGAACAAAAAATACAAGATTGGTCAGCGGATGAAATCAGCAAGATTAAGGCACCTGCTTTGATCATAGCTGGCGATGCGGATATCGTTCAGCCGGAGCATGTCGTTGCGTTATATAAATTATTTGGTGGCGGGAGCTTAGGTGAATTGTCAATGCCCACTTCACAACTTGCAATATTGCCCGGAACGATGCATACTGCATTAACACAAAAAACAGATTTATTAATGGCAATGATTCCCGGTTTTCTTGAAGATGGGGTGGCATACGAGTAA
- a CDS encoding RNA polymerase sigma factor, whose product MAKMSYESYDDSELIRLILSDDYSAYMEIYERYSRQLYAHACKKLNDRDEVKDLLQEVFAALWQNRSALNPESPLAGYLYATLRYKIIKLIAHKKVEAVYFESLATINTQDNTTADYLIREKELGQLIESEIVRLPEKMQEVFRMSRQSHLSHKEIADELGLSETTVKKHVNNALKILRPKFGTLISLAYFLLR is encoded by the coding sequence ATGGCGAAGATGTCTTATGAATCATATGATGATAGCGAATTGATACGGCTCATTTTGAGTGACGATTACAGCGCTTATATGGAGATTTATGAGCGTTACTCGCGACAACTATATGCACATGCATGCAAAAAGCTGAACGACCGGGATGAGGTCAAAGATCTATTACAGGAAGTTTTCGCTGCCCTCTGGCAAAATCGCAGTGCATTGAATCCCGAAAGCCCACTGGCCGGCTATCTCTATGCAACTTTACGGTACAAGATCATCAAACTGATTGCGCATAAAAAGGTCGAAGCGGTTTATTTCGAATCCTTGGCGACGATCAACACCCAAGACAACACAACTGCGGATTACCTGATTCGCGAGAAAGAATTGGGGCAGTTGATCGAAAGCGAGATCGTGCGGCTACCCGAAAAAATGCAGGAGGTCTTCCGGATGAGCCGGCAATCCCACCTCTCCCACAAGGAAATTGCCGATGAACTTGGGCTTTCCGAAACAACCGTTAAGAAGCATGTGAACAATGCGCTAAAGATACTACGTCCGAAATTCGGCACCTTGATCTCTCTGGCCTATTTTCTCCTTCGCTGA
- a CDS encoding Crp/Fnr family transcriptional regulator: MQAFQEYLQKHTPITVEQFHLLKHELKEKKYNKGETLLIEGGKTDVIYFVCSGLLRAYTLDKQGKEHIIQFAPENWWMGDRNSTYFNQPAEYSIDAIEDSEVVVISKKFMEMAHKVCLDFGKYNIRLLHNSIRHMQRRINLLLAATAEERYLDFINLYPQLTLRISQIMIASYLGITPESLSRVRKELARKHSNTDKR; this comes from the coding sequence ATGCAAGCATTTCAAGAATATCTTCAAAAGCACACGCCTATTACAGTGGAGCAGTTTCATTTATTAAAGCATGAGCTTAAGGAAAAAAAATATAACAAGGGAGAAACGCTATTGATAGAAGGAGGGAAGACGGATGTTATTTATTTTGTATGCAGCGGCTTATTGCGTGCATATACGCTAGACAAACAAGGGAAAGAGCATATCATACAATTTGCGCCCGAAAATTGGTGGATGGGCGATCGGAACAGCACTTACTTCAACCAGCCCGCGGAATATAGCATAGATGCCATTGAAGATTCGGAAGTGGTTGTAATCAGCAAAAAGTTCATGGAAATGGCTCATAAAGTCTGCCTGGATTTCGGAAAATATAACATTCGGTTATTGCACAACAGTATCAGACATATGCAACGTAGGATAAACCTCCTGTTGGCTGCAACTGCCGAAGAACGTTACCTTGATTTCATCAATCTGTACCCCCAACTTACCCTTCGAATATCACAGATCATGATAGCTTCCTATCTGGGCATTACCCCAGAGTCACTCAGTAGGGTGAGGAAAGAACTGGCCAGAAAACATTCAAACACCGATAAGCGCTAA
- a CDS encoding GNAT family N-acetyltransferase has protein sequence MNMAFENIPLNKNDENHRFELQVDGHTAFIDYGERNGKAWLIHTESPPELAGRGVATALIAKTLTWLKDNSYTLIPLCPLVVAFIKRHPDWLTIVDEAYRKPFEH, from the coding sequence ATGAATATGGCATTTGAAAATATTCCTTTGAATAAAAATGATGAAAACCATCGTTTCGAGCTACAGGTAGATGGGCATACTGCTTTCATCGATTACGGAGAACGTAACGGTAAAGCCTGGTTAATCCATACCGAATCTCCACCGGAACTTGCCGGTAGGGGTGTGGCAACTGCACTTATAGCGAAAACACTTACGTGGCTAAAAGATAACAGTTACACTTTGATCCCGCTCTGTCCACTGGTGGTTGCCTTTATCAAAAGGCATCCTGATTGGTTAACGATAGTGGATGAGGCTTATCGAAAGCCCTTTGAACATTAA
- a CDS encoding pirin family protein, which translates to MKKVIENIIRKPAQAGMVGDGFRVFNYIPRAGISQRRISPFLMLDFNAAFDFGPSDHLRGVDVHPHKGFETVTIAYKGSVAHYDSAGNSGVINPGDVQWMTAGNGILHKEFHEENFSKTGGPFEMVQLWINLPKKDKSVAPHYQGLTADRMGKLPLDNDGGIVNIIAGEAQGVKGPAETYTPVNLFDMRLNKNGVFTTQISAEHHTALLVINGNITVNEQAVAEHSFVLFKNEGEEITVHAQEESVVLLLSGEPIDEPVVSYGPFVMNTEAEIREAIMDFNMGKFGYLE; encoded by the coding sequence ATGAAAAAGGTCATAGAAAATATAATACGCAAGCCTGCGCAAGCAGGAATGGTTGGTGATGGGTTCCGGGTATTTAACTACATTCCCAGGGCAGGCATCAGCCAACGTCGGATAAGCCCCTTTTTAATGCTCGACTTTAACGCGGCTTTTGATTTTGGTCCATCAGATCACCTTCGCGGAGTAGATGTACACCCACATAAAGGATTTGAAACAGTCACCATCGCTTATAAAGGCAGTGTGGCTCATTATGATAGCGCCGGAAATAGCGGTGTGATCAATCCCGGCGATGTACAATGGATGACGGCGGGAAACGGCATATTACACAAAGAGTTCCATGAGGAGAATTTTTCCAAGACCGGAGGTCCGTTTGAAATGGTACAGCTATGGATAAACCTTCCCAAAAAAGATAAATCAGTTGCTCCCCACTATCAGGGTCTCACCGCAGATCGGATGGGCAAATTACCACTCGATAATGATGGAGGGATAGTGAATATCATTGCCGGGGAAGCACAAGGTGTTAAAGGGCCGGCAGAAACCTATACGCCCGTCAATCTCTTTGATATGCGGTTAAACAAAAACGGTGTTTTTACCACACAGATCAGTGCTGAACACCATACGGCGTTATTGGTCATCAACGGCAATATAACGGTAAATGAACAGGCGGTAGCCGAACATAGTTTTGTGCTATTTAAAAATGAGGGTGAGGAGATAACCGTTCACGCACAAGAAGAAAGCGTCGTGTTATTGTTAAGCGGCGAGCCCATTGACGAACCCGTTGTGAGTTATGGCCCCTTTGTGATGAATACCGAAGCTGAAATACGCGAAGCGATTATGGATTTTAACATGGGCAAATTCGGTTATTTAGAATAA
- a CDS encoding Crp/Fnr family transcriptional regulator, with product MERYEFFKRFHDISKADYHLLTDCLNVRSFKKGDFITVPGQIQRELYFVKSGVQMSYFDTGEKIYTLAFTYFPYLCAIAESFSFQVPSKYFLICLTDSELEYITHDDLQKLIDQSQQIERLFRRMTEAMFADMIDLHIELRALTIEEKYKTFCRKSPHLLQLVPHKYIASYLGIDPTNFSRLFNNVKF from the coding sequence ATGGAACGATATGAATTTTTCAAGCGATTTCACGACATCAGTAAAGCAGATTATCATCTGTTGACTGATTGCCTTAACGTCAGATCATTTAAGAAGGGAGATTTCATTACAGTGCCCGGACAGATCCAACGGGAGCTTTATTTTGTGAAAAGCGGTGTCCAGATGTCTTACTTTGACACGGGAGAGAAAATCTATACGCTTGCCTTTACCTATTTTCCGTATTTATGCGCCATAGCTGAATCTTTTTCGTTTCAGGTACCATCAAAATACTTTTTAATCTGTTTAACAGACAGCGAATTGGAGTATATTACTCATGACGACCTACAAAAGCTGATCGATCAATCACAACAAATAGAAAGGCTCTTCAGGCGGATGACTGAAGCCATGTTTGCGGATATGATTGACCTCCATATTGAACTACGAGCATTGACCATCGAAGAAAAGTACAAAACGTTTTGCCGGAAAAGCCCACACCTGCTTCAACTTGTGCCGCATAAGTACATAGCCTCTTATTTAGGTATAGACCCTACGAATTTCAGCAGGCTATTCAATAACGTTAAATTTTGA